In a single window of the Littorina saxatilis isolate snail1 linkage group LG3, US_GU_Lsax_2.0, whole genome shotgun sequence genome:
- the LOC138962928 gene encoding uncharacterized protein: protein MADPDKRKGKSDLKGKVKPKSSSTKPLVVVSDEARNTILTVPISPPGPSTVSRPSTSAVTPPPPSAAPEQGAIVASFLSSLLPEIRSMVQTEMQRASPSASAFLPAEMGGVRSLASVVVTSASGLHAQAASASTTGVSSKSDRSGSPREAFGHSLTGNGSLARGHSLLSTGNSTPYGESVAQLRCLPSLARTQCRSDGFDRELASGLYGSQPQFSHSSFPPPAVSTSALPASAGHAVSHPSTSAWLQERDQRREVFALPALQPGRLSLPPDGVATSSHVHPVASDGFPSYPMHFSQGSSRDHFQDYGFPVSGHPAYPAAGVLDDYGHGTSCDHSEVQSVASEEPPSGMSSRLRVILDTAAEVTSRYFPEGTAAAVAPTSGVPSAMSDFLPAKEANPSFRFAESPAIAYHLSQVWASAPRRTGGVPSDPVPFLVPFGTVPEQSQPWLATMAQTSTFVPLPQRKLALPRHSRNLVASYALPRSVLPVTPDLTALLAKPVKGDSVIPVKDSTLLSLEEVGRQLLELASISDTLIRALSRSLTDDLVPFTLSEEQNADDVSSLLTALAKVNEEQTRLSSLQYAHAVLARRELFLANSQFAEQVTRDTLRVSPVVEGSLFSQMALVARQQEIQSNKDSQFLDMTLQGMKQAKPSQQGKSQPASHPKPAQKRPAQQSSRGGKKRMASGRGRGGSSSKPHPQ, encoded by the coding sequence ATGGCTGATCCAGACAAACGTAAGGGTAAATCCGATTTGAAGGGCAAAGTGAAACCTAAATCTTCTAGCACCAAGCCTTTGGTGGTCGTGTCGGATGAAGCACGCAATACCATTTTGACGGTGCCCATTTCACCGCCTGGTCCTAGTACTGTTTCTCGTCCTAGTACTTCTGCCGTTACTCCGCCGCCGCCCTCCGCGGCTCCGGAGCAAGGGGCTATCGTTGCCTCCTTTTTGAGTTCGTTACTCCCAGAGATACGTTCCATGGTTCAGACTGAAATGCAACGAGCGTCTCCTTCCGCTAGCGCTTTCCTTCCTGCGGAGATGGGGGGGGTGCGTTCCCTCGCTTCCGTGGTGGTTACCTCGGCTTCCGGTCTGCATGCTCAGGCTGCTTCCGCCTCTACCACAGGCGTCTCAAGTAAGTCGGACCGGTCTGGCAGCCCTCGTGAGGCGTTCGGACATTCCCTCACGGGAAACGGTTCATTGGCTCGGGGTCACTCCCTGCTCTCTACTGGCAACAGTACTCCGTATGGTGAATCTGTCGCTCAGCTTCGGTGTCTGCCCTCACTAGCCCGCACCCAGTGCCGCAGTGACGGGTTTGACCGAGaactggcctccgggctttaCGGCTCTCAGCCGCAGTTCTCGCATTCGTCGTTTCCGCCCCCGGCGGTTTCGACGTCTGCACTTCCGGCTTCGGCCGGACACGCTGTCTCTCATCCTAGCACGTCCGCTTGGCTGCAGGAGAGGGATCAACGGCGTGAGGTTTTTGCGCTTCCGGCGCTTCAACCAGGCAGGCTGTCACTTCCCCCGGACGGGGTCGCGACTTCCTCCCACGTACATCCGGTGGCTTCGGATGGGTTTCCGTCTTACCCTATGCACTTTAGTCAGGGTTCAAGTCGGGATCACTTCCAGGAttacgggtttccggtttccggtcatcccGCGTATCCTGCCGCCGGCGTTCTGGATGACTACGGTCATGGCACTTCCTGTGACCACTCTGAGGTGCAATCAGTGGCCAGTGAAGAGCCTCCTTCGGGAATGTCGTCAAGGCTGCGTGTCATTCTGGACACAGCAGCTGAGGTGACTTCACGTTATTTCCCGGAGGGCACGGCTGCGGCGGTGGCTCCCACTTCGGGGGTACCCTCGGCGATGTCGGATTTCCTACCTGCTAAGGAGGCTAATCCTTCCTTCCGCTTCGCGGAGTCGCCCGCCATAGCCTACCATCTGTCGCAAGTCTGGGCGTCGGCGCCTAGGCGGACAGGTGGTGTGCCTTCGGACCCTGTTCCGTTTCTGGTGCCTTTCGGCACAGTTCCGGAACAATCTCAGCCTTGGCTGGCGACGATGGCACAGACTTCTACTTTCGTGCCATTGCCTCAGCGGAAGCTCGCGCTTCCTCGGCATAGCCGGAACCTCGTTGCGTCTTACGCACTTCCGCGTTCCGTCTTGCCGGTGACGCCGGACTTGACAGCACTTCTGGCCAAGCCAGTCAAGGGCGACTCAGTCATTCCGGTGAAAGATAGCACTCTCCTCTCCCTGGAGGAAGTCGGACGTCAGCTGTTGGAATTGGCTTCAATTTCCGACACGCTGATTCGGGCTCTCTCTAGGTCTTTGACGGACGACTTAGTCCCGTTTACGCTCAGCGAAGAGCAGAACGCGGACGACGTCTCCTCCCTCCTCACAGCGTTGGCTAAGGTAAACGAGGAACAGACTCGTCTGTCCTCTTTACAGTACGCACACGCAGTCTTGGCGAGGAGGGAGTTGTTTCTTGCCAACTCTCAGTTTGCAGAGCAGGTTACCAGAGACACTCTCAGAGTGTCTCCGGTTGTGGAGGGCTCCTTGTTCAGCCAAATGGCGCTTGTCGCTCGGCAACAGGAGATTCAGTCCAACAAGGATTCTCAATTCCTGGACATGACTCTACAGGGCATGAAGCAAGCTAAGCCTTCCCAGCAAGGGAAGTCTCAGCCGGCCTCTCATCCCAAACCTGCTCAGAAGAGACCTGCACAGCAGAGCTCTAGAGGCGGCAAGAAACGGATGGCGTCGGGAAGGGGACGAGGCGGCTCGAgtagcaagcctcacccccaatga